A single region of the Anticarsia gemmatalis isolate Benzon Research Colony breed Stoneville strain chromosome 19, ilAntGemm2 primary, whole genome shotgun sequence genome encodes:
- the LOC142981090 gene encoding uncharacterized protein LOC142981090, with the protein MEMKEISAVQAAALDNELCLLVNEQDAITGSATKRECHKIGPDGSLLLHRAFSVLLFNSAGELLVQKRASQKVTYPDCFTNSCCSHPLLINSQPEDVITAAIRRLNTELGIPSEQLKREDFTLIGRILYMDTGDGVWGEHELDYVLIIQRDVDVTPNPDEIAEIQYISKDNFDSFMDNLKVTPWFKLLHQHLMRHWWDNLHRLQDIAKPHNIHSFIDIK; encoded by the exons ATGGAGATGAAGGAGATATCAGCAGTCCAG GCTGCAGCCCTCGATAACGAACTCTGCTTATTGGTAAATGAACAAGATGCTATCACTGGATCAGCCACCAAGAGAGAATGCCACAAAATCGGACCCGATGGGAGTCTGCTACTACATAGAGCTTTCAGTGTGCTTCTGTTTAACTCAGCAGGAGAACTCCTCGTACAAAAGAGGGCCAGTCAAAAG GTGACATATCCAGACTGTTTTACAAACTCATGCTGCAGTCACCCTCTACTCATAAACAGTCAGCCCGAAGACGTCATCACCGCTGCGATTCGCAGGCTCAACACGGAGCTAGGCATACCAAGCGAACAG TTAAAGCGAGAAGACTTTACACTAATCGGTCGCATCTTGTATATGGACACTGGCGATGGAGTGTGGGGAGAACATGAGCTGGACTACGTGCTGATAATACAACGGGATGTCGATGTAACACCCAACCCTGACGAAATTGCTGAAATACAATACATCTCTAAGGATAACTTCGATAG CTTTATGGACAATTTGAAAGTAACGCCATGGTTCAAACTGCTGCACCAGCACTTGATGCGACACTGGTGGGACAATCTTCACCGTCTACAAGATATAGCGAAGCCACACAACATCCATTCctttatagatattaaataa
- the LOC142981303 gene encoding peripherin-2-like — translation MMYLTWASFNNIRMLMMACMPVVIFYLIWLVNTSEGIRSEEGTLLDLVCWPDGNAIPVIIACGSIIAVVIELYGLYQLFKAGLPKKEHDVTNGLFYYIWALIIMIIIFLAIMFYSGLQSTIIRAKIKGGITKAMLRYSSHLPSKVAIDRLQTRFHCCGRVSFQEWFYIPWYSNGERIDAHALSNHKFVSDNVPYSCCSMDELYPCIHHGITKVGTIYKYNPQKQLTIWNAGCEEKLISEMMSVSWRFNAVTALIIVAMIMQVIATRYLHTAYRSGLHFGNQMMTCRAYLLRSLTDTEQPKHTARKKVLTKKKFRQARTLQWVSLSYRRGRKRYNSSASDVNSSDELLKPIYE, via the exons ATGATGTACTTAACTTGGGCttcgtttaataatattaggatGCTTATGATGGCTTGCATGCCCGTTGTAATATTCTATTTGATATGGTTAGTAAATACTTCGGAAGGAATACGAAGTGAAGAAGGAACTTTATTAGATCTTGTGTGTTGGCCCGATGGAAACGCTATACCTGTAATTATTGCTTGTGGATCTATTATTGCTGTCGTTATAGAG ttGTATGGGTTGTATCAGTTGTTCAAAGCTGGTCTGCCGAAGAAAGAACACGATGTGACGAACGGACTTTTCTATTACATATGGGCTCTCatcattatgattattatttttctggCGATCATGTTCTATTCCGGCCTACAGTCGACTATAATACGAG CAAAAATAAAAGGTGGTATCACAAAAGCTATGCTCAGGTATTCAAGCCATCTACCATCTAAAGTGGCTATAGACAGACTACAAACGAGGTTTCATTGCTGTGGTCGTGTCTCTTTCCAAGAGTGGTTCTACATTCCGTGGTACAGTAATGGAGAGCGAATTGACGCACATGCTTT ATCAAATCATAAGTTTGTTTCGGACAACGTGCCATACAGTTGTTGCTCTATGGACGAGTTGTACCCTTGCATCCATCACGGTATTACCAAAGTGGGTACTATCTACAAGTACAACCCTCAG AAACAATTAACTATATGGAATGCAGGATGTGAAGAGAAATTGATCAGCGAAATGATGTCTGTTTCCTGGCGATTTAATGCTGTTACAGCTCTCATAATAGTCGCAATg ATTATGCAAGTAATAGCTACGAGGTACCTCCATACCGCTTATAGAAGCGGTCTTCATTTTGGCAATCAGATGATGACATGTCGCGCATATTTGCTACGGTCGCTGACCGATACTGAACAACCCAAGCATACGGCTCGtaaaaaagtacttacaaaGAAGAAATTTCGTCAAGCACGAACCTTACAGTGGGTGTCACTGTCTTACAGGAGAGGAAGAAAAAGATATAACTCTTCAGCCTCAGATGTTAATAGTTCTGATGAATTATTGAAACCTATTTATGAATAG